GCTGCAAAGCGGAGACGTGGATGTTATTTGGGCTATGCAAGCCCCAGAACAGCTATCTACGCTGCAGGATTTCACCGTGGAAGTAGGCACGACCAATGGTGAGATGTTGCTGTCGATGAATAATCAACGTGCCCCTTTTGATGATGTGCGCGTGCGCCAAGCTGTCATGTTTGCCATTGATCGCCAGGCCATCATTGATACGGCTTTGGAGGGCTATGGCACAGACACTGGTGGCGCACCGGTTCCGCCCACAGACCCGTGGTATGAAAAATCGACGATGTATCCGTTTGATCCTGATCGTGCGCGGGAGCTGTTGAAAGAAGCAGGTGCAGAAGGTGTTCGGGTAACCATGTCCATTCCTTCCCTGCCCTATGCGCAAGCAGCCTCAGAAATTTTGTATTCGCAGCTTAGAGATGTTGGGTTTGATCCTGTTATTGAATCAACCGAATTCCCCGCTGTGTGGTTGGCGCAGGTGATGGGACAAAAAGACTACGACATGTCATTAATTGCGCATGTCGAACCCCGAGACATCCCAACACTTTTCAGCCCGAACTACTACTTAGGTTTTGAAGACGCTGAAACCCAAGAACTTCTCGCTGCTGCCGATAGCTCACCAAATGAAGTGGAATTGATGCAACAAGCAGTTGATCGGATCATGGACAAGGCAGTTGCAGACAATTTGATGAATGTGGCAAATATTGTGGTGACATCTCCTGACATCACTGGAGTTGATCCCAACGTGGTCTCTGGTGCGCTGGAGTTGTCGGTGATTGGAAGGGAGACCCAGCCATGATCAAAACCATTGCGTGGACCTTGGTTCGCTATGGCCTGACGTTTTTCATCGCCAGCGTGATCATTTTTGTACTGATCCGGGTTATCCCTGGTGATCCCGCTGCGGTGTCCTTAGGTATTACTGCAACACCTGAGGCGATCGCTGCGCTGCAATCACAGTTGGGCACTGATCAACCGCTTATCAATCAGTACTTTTCTTGGGTGAGCGGAATGCTGAGTGGAAACTTTGGCACCTCTTTAAGTTCTGGGCAAGACCTCTCCCCACTCATTCTTGATCGCATGCAGGTCAGTCTTATTTTGGTCATCTGCTCAATCGTGTTGTCGCTGTTGATCGCCGTTCCATTGGGGATCCTTTCAGCCCGGCGCGGTGGCCTGATCATCTCCGGTATTAGCCAACTCGGTATCGCGATCCCTAGTTTCCTCGCAGGTATTTTGCTGGTTGCAGTCTTTGCCGTTGGTTGGGGCTGGTTGCCCGCAAATGGTTGGATTCCGCCATCAGAAGATTTTGGTGGGTTTTTAGCCAGGCTGATTCTTCCTGTGTTGGCGCTGTCTGCTGTCCAGGCCGCAATTTTGACCCGCTATGTGCGTTCTGCGGTCATTGATGTGTTGGGCGAAGATTTCATGCGTACCGCCAGGTCAAAAGGCATGAGCTTTAACCGCGCACTTTTAGTCCATGGTTTGAGAAACGCGGCCCTTCCCGTACTAACTGTCACTGGGTTGCAGCTAACTACTTTGGTGATCGGTGCAGTTGTCATCGAGCAAGTTTTTGTTATCCCCGGAATTGGGTCGATGCTGCTGGAATCAGTATCAAACCGCGATCTCGTCGCTGTGCAATCCATAGTGATGGTGCTGGTGGCGTTTACCTTACTGGTGAATCTGATCGTGGATTTGTTGTACCAAGTGGTGGATCCACGAATCGGGGCGCATTCTTCGGATATGGGGTTTGCTGACCGTACAGTCTCGGGGAGCGTGATCTAATGAAACTCAAAACGCTTACAGAGTTGCCGCTGTCGGGAAAAGTCGGTGGAATTATTGTCGCCGTAGTTTTCTTTCTTGCCGCGCTGTCTTTTATATGGACGCCGTTTGATCCTGTGCAGGTCTTTCCCGCCGAGCGCCTTCAAGGTAGTTCGCTGCGGCATTTGATGGGTACGGATCGTTATGGTCGTGATGTGTTGTCCCAAATCATGGTGGGATCACGCATTACATTGTTGGTGGGCATCATAGCGGTGGCTATCGCGGCATTAATTGGCACGCCTTTGGGTATTGCTGCAGC
Above is a genomic segment from Corynebacterium suranareeae containing:
- a CDS encoding ABC transporter substrate-binding protein; this translates as MKITRGLVLSLLLASSIVVSSCSAGSTAYQSPPAVDQSSIVIATTAAAASLDFTNASGAAIPQAMMSNIYEGLVKIDANGDIQPLLATSWEISEDRTQYIFQLREGVHFSNGDPFNAASAKFSIDRVKTKWTNGLKSGMDVVDSTEVLDEHTLRVTLSRPSNQWLWNMGTAIGAMMTEGGVDKLATDPVGTGPYTVTHWAPGRAIGFGARANYWGQKPLNDAATIRYFSDATASTNALQSGDVDVIWAMQAPEQLSTLQDFTVEVGTTNGEMLLSMNNQRAPFDDVRVRQAVMFAIDRQAIIDTALEGYGTDTGGAPVPPTDPWYEKSTMYPFDPDRARELLKEAGAEGVRVTMSIPSLPYAQAASEILYSQLRDVGFDPVIESTEFPAVWLAQVMGQKDYDMSLIAHVEPRDIPTLFSPNYYLGFEDAETQELLAAADSSPNEVELMQQAVDRIMDKAVADNLMNVANIVVTSPDITGVDPNVVSGALELSVIGRETQP
- a CDS encoding ABC transporter permease; this translates as MIKTIAWTLVRYGLTFFIASVIIFVLIRVIPGDPAAVSLGITATPEAIAALQSQLGTDQPLINQYFSWVSGMLSGNFGTSLSSGQDLSPLILDRMQVSLILVICSIVLSLLIAVPLGILSARRGGLIISGISQLGIAIPSFLAGILLVAVFAVGWGWLPANGWIPPSEDFGGFLARLILPVLALSAVQAAILTRYVRSAVIDVLGEDFMRTARSKGMSFNRALLVHGLRNAALPVLTVTGLQLTTLVIGAVVIEQVFVIPGIGSMLLESVSNRDLVAVQSIVMVLVAFTLLVNLIVDLLYQVVDPRIGAHSSDMGFADRTVSGSVI